The proteins below come from a single Mesobacillus jeotgali genomic window:
- a CDS encoding YycH family regulatory protein produces MTYENIKSVILAFLVALSGFLTWNIWNYQPDYELVNNQKTVEEVNIATQKELKKIVKPHQIIYHAGGKQFGSVDNGYIDNIIGVISKWKYFDMEQYPGRISEFNEKIAQGDNTEIIFPDEVPIELYKRVLNIDEKDIPKFDFDRIIINSETEQKQEGIVYFYSQKNQEVYVSNVSPSYINSFTKKYYDSSRRLTPYFLYTVSDIRKIYLPTEEVNMVMHTYYQNPLDSEKFKDALFADPSFVQRSMVDGVEEYTDDASKMIVDTQTNMINYVNPVRSGDSVIGTNNVLQKSIEFVNSHGGWTETYRYVYKDDFNQNVLFRLYSKEGYPVFNQIGMSEIYQQWRQSEISRYVRPGFHLELPLNPEVVTKTLPSGYEALEYLQSKKDFKLELLQNLMPGYYMTQGPENSLILLEPGWFYLYDQQWRQLIWEEELNNGLE; encoded by the coding sequence ATGACATATGAAAATATAAAATCTGTTATTTTAGCATTTCTCGTTGCTCTGAGTGGTTTCTTAACCTGGAATATTTGGAATTACCAGCCGGATTATGAGTTAGTCAATAATCAAAAAACAGTTGAGGAAGTCAATATTGCTACACAGAAGGAACTTAAGAAAATCGTTAAGCCGCACCAGATTATTTATCATGCAGGCGGTAAACAGTTTGGCTCTGTAGACAATGGCTATATTGATAATATCATTGGTGTCATTTCGAAATGGAAGTACTTTGATATGGAACAGTATCCCGGGCGGATCAGTGAATTTAATGAAAAAATAGCCCAGGGAGACAATACCGAGATTATTTTTCCAGATGAAGTACCAATTGAACTCTATAAAAGAGTATTGAATATTGACGAGAAGGATATCCCGAAGTTTGATTTTGACCGGATCATTATCAATTCAGAAACAGAGCAGAAACAAGAGGGGATTGTCTATTTTTACTCGCAAAAAAACCAGGAAGTCTATGTCAGCAATGTCAGTCCTTCCTATATAAATAGTTTTACAAAAAAATACTATGATTCTTCAAGAAGGCTGACACCATATTTCCTATATACAGTTTCAGACATTAGGAAGATCTATCTGCCAACCGAAGAAGTGAATATGGTGATGCATACCTATTACCAAAATCCATTGGATTCAGAAAAATTCAAGGATGCGCTATTCGCGGATCCGAGCTTTGTACAGCGCAGCATGGTTGATGGCGTGGAGGAATACACCGATGATGCCAGCAAAATGATCGTGGATACGCAAACCAATATGATCAACTACGTGAATCCGGTCCGGTCCGGTGATTCGGTTATCGGCACGAACAATGTTTTACAGAAAAGCATTGAGTTCGTGAATAGTCATGGCGGCTGGACGGAGACTTACCGTTATGTTTATAAGGATGATTTTAACCAGAATGTTCTATTCCGCCTTTACAGCAAGGAAGGATATCCTGTGTTCAACCAGATAGGAATGTCCGAGATTTATCAACAATGGAGACAATCGGAAATCAGCAGATATGTACGCCCTGGATTCCATCTAGAGCTGCCGTTGAATCCGGAAGTCGTTACAAAGACATTGCCGTCTGGATATGAAGCGCTGGAATACCTGCAAAGCAAGAAGGATTTTAAGCTGGAGCTGCTGCAAAACCTTATGCCAGGCTATTACATGACCCAGGGACCTGAAAATTCTTTGATCCTGTTGGAGCCAGGCTGGTTCTATTTATATGATCAGCAGTGGAGGCAGCTGATCTGGGAGGAGGAATTGAATAATGGATTGGAGTAG